The following coding sequences are from one Triticum aestivum cultivar Chinese Spring chromosome 5A, IWGSC CS RefSeq v2.1, whole genome shotgun sequence window:
- the LOC123103044 gene encoding uncharacterized protein: MASADLLRREEEFYESLFDSAKGDAAAAKTRGQMIERKIEALEDMATKVSNRRSRRWLNDRLLIELVPRLHVEEIKGLFAPPPFGEEAPLSAFCRTSVGEWDAFRSIDMDVEARFMQRMKQSSAKQKNLVNEDESIVLNAWRRIDCQTREAMKRNFLPELLEIYEERIRAFIEDTTDKDVLVLNVQDPFQRLLLHGVCEFYNVTSTTTGTVQDGKPWKTTTIKKRSGTGVAPMITLVSFLRTKKNGSHVAS; encoded by the exons ATGGCGAGCGCGGATCTGCTGCGGAGGGAGGAGGAGTTCTACGAGTCCCTGTTCGATTCCGCCAAAG GCGATGCCGCTGCCGCCAAGACGCGTGGGCAGATGATTGAGAGGAAGATTGAAGCCTTGGAGGACATGGCAACCAAG GTTAGTAACCGGAGGTCTCGCAGATGGTTGAATGATCGCTTGCTGATTGAGCTCGTCCCTCGTCTTCATGTTGAAGAAATCAAAGGCCTCTTTGCCCCTCCGCCATTTG GTGAGGAAGCACCACTGTCAGCATTTTGCAGGACAAGTGTTGGTGAGTGGGATGCCTTCAGGAGCATTGACATGGACGTTGAG GCAAGATTTATGCAACGGATGAAACAATCCTCAGCTAAGCAGAAGAATCTTGTGAATGAAGATGAGTCAATTGTGCTGAATGCTTGGCGCCGTATAGATTGCCAAACAAGAGAAGCTATGAAGAGAAACTTCCTACCTGAACTGCTTGAAATATATGAG GAACGGATCAGGGCCTTCATTGAAGACACTACCGATAAAGATGTGCTTGTGTTGAATGTCCAGGACCCATTTCAGAGGTTGCTATTACATGGTGTGTGCGAG TTCTACAACGTAACGTCTACGACAACGGGTACTGTGCAAGATGGAAAGCCGTGGAAGACGACAACAATCAAGAAGCGTTCGGGGACGGGTGTTGCCCCCATGATCACATTGGTTAGTTTCCTGAGAACAAAGAAGAATGGGTCACACGTTGCCTCGTGA